One genomic region from Mangifera indica cultivar Alphonso chromosome 17, CATAS_Mindica_2.1, whole genome shotgun sequence encodes:
- the LOC123199991 gene encoding uncharacterized protein LOC123199991: protein MATISLEELHAYHSIDREMFSRLVINLRRDPGESLLVMATWLWLEERGFPNIVFKMLKLSDRMVDVLADEAVSCFKCLESNSPSSSMLANGGIILFTSRLMEKPISLQMFLQNRFTAISGIKNYLITVCARVFTDILQAVLGTTPLQAIRNQSLVIPGFPHPLFGGVAVVPGAMDIDFPAGGLWVWNPPNNVSEDERTMFLTFSRGFPVSEYEVRELFTSMCGDCVDTVYMQENSFSSYEDQPLFARLVLKSVDTVDQILNGKRIAKFRINGKHIWARKYERRE from the coding sequence ATGGCCACCATCAGTCTTGAGGAGCTCCACGCTTACCACAGTATTGATCGAGAAATGTTTTCTCGATTGGTAATAAATCTGAGGCGAGACCCAGGTGAAAGTTTGCTAGTGATGGCCACATGGTTATGGCTAGAAGAAAGAGGTTTCCCCAATATTGTTTTCAAGATGTTGAAACTTTCAGATCGTATGGTGGATGTACTTGCTGATGAAGCTGTTTCATGTTTTAAATGTCTTGAATCAAACAGTCCTAGTTCATCTATGTTAGCAAACGGTGGCATTATTCTATTTACATCAAGATTAATGGAGAAACCGATTTCTTTGCAAATGTTTCTCCAAAATAGATTCACTGCAATAAGTGGAATAAAGAATTATCTTATCACAGTTTGTGCTCGTGTTTTCACTGACATTCTTCAGGCTGTATTGGGTACCACCCCATTACAGGCAATTCGAAACCAGTCTCTTGTGATACCGGGTTTCCCTCATCCATTATTTGGTGGTGTGGCTGTTGTGCCAGGAGCAATGGATATTGATTTTCCTGCAGGAGGATTATGGGTTTGGAACCCACCAAATAATGTTTCTGAAGATGAAAGAACCATGTTTCTGACTTTCTCAAGGGGCTTTCCTGTATCAGAATATGAAGTTAGAGAGCTTTTTACAAGTATGTGTGGCGATTGTGTTGATACCGTGTACATGCAGGAGAATTCTTTCTCATCTTATGAAGATCAGCCATTGTTTGCTCGTCTGGTTTTGAAATCTGTCGACACTGTTGATCAAATTCTGAATGGGAAACGCATAGCCAAGTTTCGAATCAATGGCAAACACATCTGGGCTCGAAAATATGAACGTAGAGAGTGA
- the LOC123200593 gene encoding DEAD-box ATP-dependent RNA helicase 15 isoform X2 yields MDVICQAKSGMGKTAVFVLSTLQQTEPNPGQVTALVLCHTRELAYQICHEFERFSTYLPDIKVAVFYGGVNIKSHKDLLKNECPQIVVGTPGRILALARDKDLSLKNVRHFILDECDKMLESLDMRRDVQEIFKMTPHDKQVMMFSATLSKEIRPVCKKFMQDPMEIYVDDEAKLTLHGLVQHYIKLSELEKNRKLNDLLDALDFNQVVIFVKSVSRAAELNKLLVECNFPSICIHSGMSQEERLTRYKGFKEGNKRILVATDLVGRGIDIERVNIVINYDMPDSADTYLHRVGRAGRFGTKGLAITFVSSASDSDILNQVQARFEVDIKELPEQIDTSTYMPS; encoded by the exons ATGGATGTCATTTGCCAAGCTAAATCTGGGATGGGAAAGACTGCAGTTTTTGTTCTTTCAACCTTGCAGCAAACTGAGCCAAACCCGGGCCAAGTTACTGCACTTGTTTTATGTCATACCAGAGAGTTAGCTTATCAG ATCTGCCATGAGTTTGAGCGATTCAGTACATATCTGCCTGATATCAAGGTTGCTGTCTTTTATGGTGGTGTTAATATCAAAAGTCACAAAGATCTGCTGAAAAATGAATGCCCTCAAATTGTTGTTGGCACACCAGGAAGAATACTAGCTCTTGCAAGAGATAAAGACCTATCATTGAAGAATGTGAGGCATTTTATCCTTGATGAATGTGACAAGATGCTTGAATCACTCG ACATGAGAAGAGATGTGCAGGAGATATTCAAGATGACTCCTCATGATAAGCAAGTTATGATGTTTTCGGCAACACTCAGCAAAGAAATCCGCCCAGTCTGCAAGAAATTTATGCAAGAT CCAATGGAAATATATGTTGATGATGAGGCCAAGTTGACTCTTCATGGTCTTGTACAG CACTACATCAAATTGAGTGAGCTGGAGAAGAATCGGAAGCTGAATGACCTCCTTGATGCATTGGACTTTAATCAAGTTGTAATCTTTGTCAAAAGTGTGAGCAGAGCTGCAGAGTTGAACAAGTTACTTGTTGAATGTAATTTTCCCTCTATATGCATCCATTCTGGGATGTCTCAGGAAGAAAG GTTGACACGTTACAAGGGTTTCAAGGAGGGAAACAAGAGGATTCTTGTGGCCACAGATTTGGTTGGAAGAGGAATTGACATTGAGCGTGTCAATATTGTCATCAATTATGACATGCCAGATTCTGCTGACACTTATCTTCACAGG GTTGGTAGAGCTGGTAGGTTTGGCACTAAGGGTCTTGCAATTACTTTTGTTTCCTCTGCATCTGATTCCGATATTCTTAATCAG GTTCAAGCAAGATTTGAGGTGGATATAAAGGAACTTCCAGAGCAGATTGATACATCTACATACA TGCCATCATAA
- the LOC123200593 gene encoding DEAD-box ATP-dependent RNA helicase 15 isoform X1 produces the protein MGETRDNEYEDELLDYEEEDAQAPDSVATKANGEAAKKGYVGIHSSGFRDFLLKPELLRAIVDSGFEHPSEVQHECIPQAILGMDVICQAKSGMGKTAVFVLSTLQQTEPNPGQVTALVLCHTRELAYQICHEFERFSTYLPDIKVAVFYGGVNIKSHKDLLKNECPQIVVGTPGRILALARDKDLSLKNVRHFILDECDKMLESLDMRRDVQEIFKMTPHDKQVMMFSATLSKEIRPVCKKFMQDPMEIYVDDEAKLTLHGLVQHYIKLSELEKNRKLNDLLDALDFNQVVIFVKSVSRAAELNKLLVECNFPSICIHSGMSQEERLTRYKGFKEGNKRILVATDLVGRGIDIERVNIVINYDMPDSADTYLHRVGRAGRFGTKGLAITFVSSASDSDILNQVQARFEVDIKELPEQIDTSTYMPS, from the exons ATGGGAGAGACCAGGGACAACGAGTACGAGGATGAACTTCTTGACTATGAGGAAGAAGATGCTCAAGCTCCTGACTCTGTCGCTACCAAAGCCAATGGTGAAGCCGCCAAGAA GGGCTATGTTGGAATTCACAGTTCAGGATTCAGGGACTTCCTTTTGAAGCCAGAGCTTCTTCGAGCTATCGTGGACTCTGGATTTGAGCATCCATCAGAAG TGCAACATGAATGTATACCTCAAGCTATTTTGGGGATGGATGTCATTTGCCAAGCTAAATCTGGGATGGGAAAGACTGCAGTTTTTGTTCTTTCAACCTTGCAGCAAACTGAGCCAAACCCGGGCCAAGTTACTGCACTTGTTTTATGTCATACCAGAGAGTTAGCTTATCAG ATCTGCCATGAGTTTGAGCGATTCAGTACATATCTGCCTGATATCAAGGTTGCTGTCTTTTATGGTGGTGTTAATATCAAAAGTCACAAAGATCTGCTGAAAAATGAATGCCCTCAAATTGTTGTTGGCACACCAGGAAGAATACTAGCTCTTGCAAGAGATAAAGACCTATCATTGAAGAATGTGAGGCATTTTATCCTTGATGAATGTGACAAGATGCTTGAATCACTCG ACATGAGAAGAGATGTGCAGGAGATATTCAAGATGACTCCTCATGATAAGCAAGTTATGATGTTTTCGGCAACACTCAGCAAAGAAATCCGCCCAGTCTGCAAGAAATTTATGCAAGAT CCAATGGAAATATATGTTGATGATGAGGCCAAGTTGACTCTTCATGGTCTTGTACAG CACTACATCAAATTGAGTGAGCTGGAGAAGAATCGGAAGCTGAATGACCTCCTTGATGCATTGGACTTTAATCAAGTTGTAATCTTTGTCAAAAGTGTGAGCAGAGCTGCAGAGTTGAACAAGTTACTTGTTGAATGTAATTTTCCCTCTATATGCATCCATTCTGGGATGTCTCAGGAAGAAAG GTTGACACGTTACAAGGGTTTCAAGGAGGGAAACAAGAGGATTCTTGTGGCCACAGATTTGGTTGGAAGAGGAATTGACATTGAGCGTGTCAATATTGTCATCAATTATGACATGCCAGATTCTGCTGACACTTATCTTCACAGG GTTGGTAGAGCTGGTAGGTTTGGCACTAAGGGTCTTGCAATTACTTTTGTTTCCTCTGCATCTGATTCCGATATTCTTAATCAG GTTCAAGCAAGATTTGAGGTGGATATAAAGGAACTTCCAGAGCAGATTGATACATCTACATACA TGCCATCATAA